A genome region from Musa acuminata AAA Group cultivar baxijiao chromosome BXJ3-5, Cavendish_Baxijiao_AAA, whole genome shotgun sequence includes the following:
- the LOC135583131 gene encoding transcription factor MYB17-like isoform X1, with amino-acid sequence MPWKEEEESSVQSSVLIPVLLSLDSGPLCHGHAQTEPSISLGLLTRSRLQWRKASRIQFTTLSPIYPSGRGLGAITVGMGRSPCCDKQGLKKGPWTPEEDKILVDFIQSHGHGSWRSLPKLAGLLRCGKSCRLRWTNYLRPDIKRGPFTPEEDKSIIQLHAILGNKWSAIAAQLPGRTDNEVKNYWNTHLKKRLLVHQHHHHNHHQRLHMSSSTATGSHMAQWESARLEAEARLSRESFLFSSSTTAAASSAAPFAGAVSEPDSDLPPRAAEPDFFLRIWNSEVGAAFRRRSPDCASTRSSAPAREEAESKSCVTVGHPAAAGMDVDSIGSNEVAEETEEEEAYQLYLDFAGDDLGLFTVQLSSLFSADLNEAYFDTAFK; translated from the exons ATGCcttggaaggaggaggaagaaagctCCGTTCAAAGTAGTGTCCTGATCCCAGTGCTGCTTTCCCTCGACTCCGGTCCACTGTGTCACGGACACGCACAAACGGAACCATCTATCTCCCTTGGCTTACTCACTCGCAGTCGGCTGCAATGGCGAAAAGCCTCTCGCATTCAATTCACGACTCTCTCTCCTATATATCCATCTGG AAGGGGTTTGGGAGCGATAACAGTGGGAATGGGACGATCTCCATGCTGTGACAAGCAAGGGTTGAAGAAAGGGCCGTGGACGCCGGAGGAGGACAAGATCCTTGTCGACTTCATCCAGTCCCATGGCCATGGCAGCTGGCGCTCTCTTCCAAAGCTCGCAG GTCTGCTTCGGTGCGGCAAGAGCTGCCGGCTACGGTGGACGAACTATCTCCGGCCCGACATAAAGCGCGGCCCCTTCACTCCGGAGGAAGACAAGTCCATCATCCAACTCCACGCCATCCTCGGCAACAA GTGGTCGGCGATAGCAGCGCAGCTGCCGGGGCGGACGGACAACGaagtcaagaactactggaacacccacCTCAAGAAGCGTCTCCTCGTccaccaacaccaccaccacAACCACCACCAACGCCTGCACATGTCCTCATCCACCGCGACCGGTAGCCACATGGCGCAGTGGGAGAGCGCCCGACTGGAGGCTGAGGCGCGCCTCTCACGTGAGTCCTTCCTCTTCTCCAGCTCTACCACCGCGGCCGCCTCATCCGCCGCTCCCTTCGCCGGCGCCGTCTCAGAGCCCGACTCCGACCTCCCGCCTCGCGCGGCCGAGCCCGACTTCTTCCTCCGCATCTGGAACTCCGAGGTCGGTGCCGCCTTCCGACGCCGCTCTCCGGACTGCGCGTCGACGCGCAGCTCGGCACCGGCCCGGGAGGAGGCGGAGAGCAAGAGTTGCGTGACGGTGGGACACCCGGCGGCTGCGGGGATGGACGTGGACTCGATCGGGTCGAACGAGGTCGCGGAagagacggaggaggaggaggcgtacCAACTGTATCTTGACTTCGCGGGCGACGACCTGGGCTTGTTCACCGTGCAactctcctccctcttctccgcCGACCTCAACGAGGCTTACTTCGACACTGCCTTCAAATGA
- the LOC135583131 gene encoding transcription factor MYB17-like isoform X2 codes for MPWKEEEESSVQSSVLIPVLLSLDSGPLCHGHAQTEPSISLGLLTRSRLQWRKASRIQFTTLSPIYPSGGLGAITVGMGRSPCCDKQGLKKGPWTPEEDKILVDFIQSHGHGSWRSLPKLAGLLRCGKSCRLRWTNYLRPDIKRGPFTPEEDKSIIQLHAILGNKWSAIAAQLPGRTDNEVKNYWNTHLKKRLLVHQHHHHNHHQRLHMSSSTATGSHMAQWESARLEAEARLSRESFLFSSSTTAAASSAAPFAGAVSEPDSDLPPRAAEPDFFLRIWNSEVGAAFRRRSPDCASTRSSAPAREEAESKSCVTVGHPAAAGMDVDSIGSNEVAEETEEEEAYQLYLDFAGDDLGLFTVQLSSLFSADLNEAYFDTAFK; via the exons ATGCcttggaaggaggaggaagaaagctCCGTTCAAAGTAGTGTCCTGATCCCAGTGCTGCTTTCCCTCGACTCCGGTCCACTGTGTCACGGACACGCACAAACGGAACCATCTATCTCCCTTGGCTTACTCACTCGCAGTCGGCTGCAATGGCGAAAAGCCTCTCGCATTCAATTCACGACTCTCTCTCCTATATATCCATCTGG GGGTTTGGGAGCGATAACAGTGGGAATGGGACGATCTCCATGCTGTGACAAGCAAGGGTTGAAGAAAGGGCCGTGGACGCCGGAGGAGGACAAGATCCTTGTCGACTTCATCCAGTCCCATGGCCATGGCAGCTGGCGCTCTCTTCCAAAGCTCGCAG GTCTGCTTCGGTGCGGCAAGAGCTGCCGGCTACGGTGGACGAACTATCTCCGGCCCGACATAAAGCGCGGCCCCTTCACTCCGGAGGAAGACAAGTCCATCATCCAACTCCACGCCATCCTCGGCAACAA GTGGTCGGCGATAGCAGCGCAGCTGCCGGGGCGGACGGACAACGaagtcaagaactactggaacacccacCTCAAGAAGCGTCTCCTCGTccaccaacaccaccaccacAACCACCACCAACGCCTGCACATGTCCTCATCCACCGCGACCGGTAGCCACATGGCGCAGTGGGAGAGCGCCCGACTGGAGGCTGAGGCGCGCCTCTCACGTGAGTCCTTCCTCTTCTCCAGCTCTACCACCGCGGCCGCCTCATCCGCCGCTCCCTTCGCCGGCGCCGTCTCAGAGCCCGACTCCGACCTCCCGCCTCGCGCGGCCGAGCCCGACTTCTTCCTCCGCATCTGGAACTCCGAGGTCGGTGCCGCCTTCCGACGCCGCTCTCCGGACTGCGCGTCGACGCGCAGCTCGGCACCGGCCCGGGAGGAGGCGGAGAGCAAGAGTTGCGTGACGGTGGGACACCCGGCGGCTGCGGGGATGGACGTGGACTCGATCGGGTCGAACGAGGTCGCGGAagagacggaggaggaggaggcgtacCAACTGTATCTTGACTTCGCGGGCGACGACCTGGGCTTGTTCACCGTGCAactctcctccctcttctccgcCGACCTCAACGAGGCTTACTTCGACACTGCCTTCAAATGA
- the LOC135583131 gene encoding transcription factor MYB17-like isoform X3 — MGRSPCCDKQGLKKGPWTPEEDKILVDFIQSHGHGSWRSLPKLAGLLRCGKSCRLRWTNYLRPDIKRGPFTPEEDKSIIQLHAILGNKWSAIAAQLPGRTDNEVKNYWNTHLKKRLLVHQHHHHNHHQRLHMSSSTATGSHMAQWESARLEAEARLSRESFLFSSSTTAAASSAAPFAGAVSEPDSDLPPRAAEPDFFLRIWNSEVGAAFRRRSPDCASTRSSAPAREEAESKSCVTVGHPAAAGMDVDSIGSNEVAEETEEEEAYQLYLDFAGDDLGLFTVQLSSLFSADLNEAYFDTAFK, encoded by the exons ATGGGACGATCTCCATGCTGTGACAAGCAAGGGTTGAAGAAAGGGCCGTGGACGCCGGAGGAGGACAAGATCCTTGTCGACTTCATCCAGTCCCATGGCCATGGCAGCTGGCGCTCTCTTCCAAAGCTCGCAG GTCTGCTTCGGTGCGGCAAGAGCTGCCGGCTACGGTGGACGAACTATCTCCGGCCCGACATAAAGCGCGGCCCCTTCACTCCGGAGGAAGACAAGTCCATCATCCAACTCCACGCCATCCTCGGCAACAA GTGGTCGGCGATAGCAGCGCAGCTGCCGGGGCGGACGGACAACGaagtcaagaactactggaacacccacCTCAAGAAGCGTCTCCTCGTccaccaacaccaccaccacAACCACCACCAACGCCTGCACATGTCCTCATCCACCGCGACCGGTAGCCACATGGCGCAGTGGGAGAGCGCCCGACTGGAGGCTGAGGCGCGCCTCTCACGTGAGTCCTTCCTCTTCTCCAGCTCTACCACCGCGGCCGCCTCATCCGCCGCTCCCTTCGCCGGCGCCGTCTCAGAGCCCGACTCCGACCTCCCGCCTCGCGCGGCCGAGCCCGACTTCTTCCTCCGCATCTGGAACTCCGAGGTCGGTGCCGCCTTCCGACGCCGCTCTCCGGACTGCGCGTCGACGCGCAGCTCGGCACCGGCCCGGGAGGAGGCGGAGAGCAAGAGTTGCGTGACGGTGGGACACCCGGCGGCTGCGGGGATGGACGTGGACTCGATCGGGTCGAACGAGGTCGCGGAagagacggaggaggaggaggcgtacCAACTGTATCTTGACTTCGCGGGCGACGACCTGGGCTTGTTCACCGTGCAactctcctccctcttctccgcCGACCTCAACGAGGCTTACTTCGACACTGCCTTCAAATGA
- the LOC103984760 gene encoding remorin-like has product MFPFAITTRSNPFSDNNHLLFPLCFYMYIYVYVRICALRVASITRRPLVVGVPPSRTWRMEEAGAKHEAEAPLRTAVAVKDVEEEKAPIPSPAERKLDDSDAVAIDESDEDASTEKSTEVSAESVLARLETEKRLSLIKAWEDNEKTKVENKVVKKLSSIMVWEISRKAAVEAELKRKEEELEKKKAEYAEKIKNKIALLHRFAEEKRAMVEARRGEELLKVEEVASKYRATGLAPKKLLGCFGP; this is encoded by the exons ATGTTTCCGTTCGCAATAACAACACGATCAAACCCGTTCTCCGATAATAACCATCTCCTGTTTCCATTAtgcttttatatgtatatatatgtgtatgtaagaATTTGTGCATTGAGGGTGGCGAGCATTACAAGACGGCCTTTGGTGGTGGGAGTGCCGCCGAGCAGGACTTGGAGGATGGAAGAGGCCGGCGCGAAGCACGAGGCGGAGGCCCCGTTGCGGACAGCAGTGGCGGTGAAGGACGTCGAGGAAGAGAAGGCCCCGATTCCTTCGCCAGCAGAGCGGAAGCTCGACGACTCTGATGCCGTCGCCATCGACGAGA GTGATGAGGATGCTTCCACAGAAAAGAGCACAGAGGTTTCAGCTGAGAGTG TTCTTGCAAGGCTTGAAACAGAGAAGAGGTTGTCTTTGATCAAAGCTTGGGAAGATAACGAAAAGACTAAGGTGGAAAATAA GGTTGTTAAGAAGTTGTCATCAATTATGGTATGGGAAATCTCTAGAAAAGCAGCTGTGGAAGCTGAGCTGAAAAGGAAAGAG GAAGAACTGGAAAAGAAAAAGGCAGAATATGCAGAGAAAATTAAGAACAAGATTGCTCTGCTTCATAGGTTTGCAGAAGAGAAGAGAGCAATGGTTGAGGCTAGACGTGGTGAAGAGCTCCTGAAGGTGGAGGAGGTTGCCTCGAAATATCGTGCCACGGGACTTGCACCGAAGAAGCTTCTTGGCTGTTTCGGACCATAA